Part of the Spinacia oleracea cultivar Varoflay chromosome 5, BTI_SOV_V1, whole genome shotgun sequence genome, CAAAATTGAAGAAGGTGGCTAAGAGTAGAACATCATTAGGGTAACcattgtactcagagcctacaaaacggcctagctattgtacttagagcccacaaaacggcctgtaaataCCCGTCTAGGACGCGGCGAATGTAGCAAGCAATTTAGTGAATTAACACTTATCTGACGAATACAAGTCTCTGTTGAAAGAAACTCACCAGAAAACAGTTCCTAAACTGACGTCCCTATCCgctaaataaacaatacccagtgctaataaacacgaaGGGTTTTGACACCCAGCATGACGCCTTTTCTTAGAAAAGCGCCCAAAAAGACTCAAACAAAGAGCAAAACATTCAgacataagacctcctccttggatggcgtctaaaaagactaatcgtttgacggcctgagaagtggcctagattagcacctcaaaataggctcgcgaaacattcagacataagacctcctcctAGGATGccgtctaaaaagactaatcgtttgacggcctgagaagtggcctagattagcgcctcaaattaggctgatcacctaaaacactgaggtttTCTGTCCAACATTTGGACCCAAAGAAAAAATTTTAAGAAATCAGTACCGAACTGATAGAATTAAAATACAGTGCACAACGGCACAGACTGTTTATACATAGCGCCCAAagcgcaaacaaaccaaatcaaataaatgcccGAAGGCACCAAAGTTTTACAAACGCCCACGGCGTCATCTAAACCAATTGCAAGAAAACCTGCTCAAGGAAGAGGGGCAATGGAACTCCCGTCCTGGACGTCCTGGCCTTCAGGGGAGTTCACCTCATCTTCTTCGACGTCCTCCTCCCGGTCACTAACAAACTCGGGAGGATCTAAGCCCAAGCGCCTAGCCGTCGAAACAGCTATCTGGTGGGAGATACGGCGTTTGAACCAGGAAAAATCCTTCCcgtccatagactgatcccacgccTTTTGGGCACTTTCCAAGATGGACTCCTCGCCCAACTTAAAAGAGCTTGCAGCCTCCTTGCGCACGGCCTCGATCTTCCCCTGCATGGCCTTGAGCTGACCTTCCAGAGCATTCACCTTTGAAGAGAAGTCAGTCACCCGTTCTAAGACGGAAGAGTACTCCTTTCTCAGCTCGACAAGCCGCCCCTCATGTTCTCGCAGGTTCTCTTCATATTTCTCAGCGTCCCCCTCGGCCTTCTTCAGCTCTTCCGTCTTCAGGGAAATCTTCTTATCCGCGTCCCAGTTGATCAACCTGGCCGTCTTCTCAGCATATTGCTCATGATTCTCGatctggtccttgtgcttgagcatctcTTTGTGCATATCAAAGCGGTAGTTCCTACTCTCGGCACAGCGAATGAAAAGCTACCAAAAACAATATAGAATTAAAAAATAACGTACACATAATCATAACCACAGGAATCCAGGGGTAAGTGTCTCACATCAAGGACGAGAgactgaatggacccaaagaatCCCAAGTCAATCCCGGGGAGTGACCTCACGTATTCCTCAGGGATGGCCGCATACACATCGGCAAGGATTTTATCCttcgcctctgagctaaaaccggcagaaggagggatgctcgccacctcggtcgacgcatccgcttgaacatctcaactgaaccaaACACCAAGATTAATAAACATTGTGCAAATCCCAACCTGATTATCACAAATTTAAAGTACAGAGACGCTAACCAATTGGCGAAGCTGCAAGAGGAGTAGAGGCattatcagtagaaggagcctcagtctccttgcctttacccttgtcCTCTCTGGACAAGGCGGGGGCGTCAGCCGCCGCAGTCTGATCGACTGTTGCCTCGTCAGTTGCTGCTCCGGCAGAACCATCCATTTCGGTAACAGCGTCGGCTGGacccatcttcttaaagaagggTCGTTTGGGCTTAGGAGCCTCCGTTGAAGATGCCGGACGCTTTTTAGTAGCCGGCAAGATGGGTtcctaaaagaaaaagaaatcagcgaccaaatcatgacaaaaataataataataataataataatatgaagtatatatatattacctTGGCGACGTCGCCAGAGGCATCCTCACTggacttcttggaggagtccttcttcttggcctccacAGCCTTGAGAATATCCTCGGTATATACTTCGGACAGCCAAGCGGGTACTTCCACTACACCCTTGTCTTCGGGAGATAAGCGATCCATGGCAGAACCTACAAAGCCAagggttagtaaaaaaaaaaaaaaaaaaaaaaaaaaaaaacaaaagagatggaagaaaaatgtctgaaaatctactggggaactacctctactcaaaaaagaacaaagaccgacggccgaaagaaagactatattagtaaactggccgacatggggaagccaagcattaggcacccaggcatggctttttgacgacagccgatacatctcaGCCTAGAACAAGGGCTTCACTAGTCCCCACCCCCTGGACGAGAGGCGAGGGTAGGCGTCAGTTCTAGACAAATAAAGGGAGAGGTCTTCCATTCGGACAACgaaccacttcttcctccaccaaacccaactagaggtcttacccaccaccgtcttatatccccgacggctataaagggtgaaccatccctggggagaacgagaagaaggggcaataactacgagacgaaggaaagcaggaaaggaaggggtgacTCCACTCAAAGCACACTTGGCAACAAACCCAAAGACATTTGCCCAGGAGTTGGGCgtcaattgagcaaggccaatGTCATACCCCTCTAAAACGTCCATCACAAAAGGGTGCAATGGAAATCTAAGGCCCAACCTAAAGGCAGCAGTATAAACGGCTACCTCCTCTTGGGAGAGTTGGTCCACGGAGTCATGAGGTCGGGGGCTCCTAAGACTAAAACCTGGAGGCAAGAGTAGAAAACGCTCAAAATCGCGACCCTGCTCCCTCAGGTACCgcagccatttcatgctgggaaagatatCCGACGGGAACAGATTAACGTCTTCCTTCCCccggaccataggaggaagattttttgcaaactcctcgtctgaGGAGCTAGAGGAGTCATCGTCAAAATCCTCGCGGGGAACGCGGGGACGGGAAGCCACATTCTTTCTTCTCCTAGGAGAAAGTGTTGTTCTAGTGGCCCCGTCTCCTGTATCATGGGAAGAATAGACTCCACTCCTACttccttgggacgggttcgaaaaaggaaccctatcgtccccctctcgcggtgcagcccatgcacgcacgttagctgtctgtctaattcgagccataccgtcctgcataagggacaggacgtctgactttagcaatGAATGAAAGGGATAGGTGTCATAACCCCCAAGACGCCTCCACAGAATACTATAAACAATAAATGAGAGAGGTCCCACAAGCATGCAAACAACAAGGTGTTGATAAGAAAACttaccagaaaatgatcaaactgatgagaagtcttggcaaaatcctctaaaccctcaagaacactggacaacaaatccaagaacactcaagcGCACGCACCAGCAGATCTTTGGCAGAGCGgaatttactttctctctctaaaagaaaaaatcgctctgaagtaacaaaagaaaaatgaaagaggaattgaagctttTAAAAGAAAATCTAAGCTCGGAGAAGCCCTCACACGTGGCGTTCCTCCCTatcaagcagcctaccccacagtgacaaggggcatcctccttgaggggcaaatgatgtggcctaaaagaatgccacctaACTGCTCCATCAAAACCCAGAAGAAAGAGCCCAAAAGCTTGCCTGCGGGCATTCTCCAAAACTGCacagagcccaggcccaaaagataAAGAGGTCCGCATTGGGCCTAAACAAGCCTACAGGACCaatgcaggacacgtgtcccaatcttGCGTAAACTCTTAATCACGCGGGACCAGTTCCCGagtaaccctagcactataaatagtgcaaatccctaggtaaaagggcaaTCAATTCTGGCTCAGCAACAGAaaacctatctttgctctgccttctctctacaaattacttatctctctagcttatacttacttaagcatcggagggaatattcctacgggaatattcttgttttgcaggttgccagaatttcgtgccaggtcatacttgatacctccgaggagcgcgtgccacgtcagcaccgtaaaagttcccacaacaattattattattattattattattattattattattattattattattattatttattttcgtttttcaCTTTTATTTCATGATTCTCCTCTCGTCTCTGTTTTTAATCTTGTAGGTGCACGTTGTATGGAATATCGGAGTACAAGTTCAAGGCCGGGCTAAATTATGTTACTTTGTCTAAGGAATTAGAGGAATGAAGATTGGGCTTTGTTACATGGGCCTTAAGCTGTTGACTGTTGTCTGCTGCCTTCTAGTAACAAACCAAACCACTGTACACACCATTGCTTTGCCTACACCACCATCTTACCTTATCCTACACCACCTCAACTAACATTCCCTGACATCCTACTCAAACCCAACAACACCAAGCGCAACCCATCCACCAACCTCGCAGCCCACAACATTGCACCCCACCAACAAACACGAAACCGACCATTATCAAGATCAAACGCATCAATATCGCAACCAAAATCACTCAAAATTGAACCCAGAAAACAGAGCAAAAACGGAGAATttatgttcggccgaacatgTAACGGAGTTCGACCGAAACGAAAATTTAGAGTTCCTGATTGTATGAGGTTTGGTCGAACCTGAATGAAGTTCGCCCAAACCACTACGGAGTTCGCCCGAACTAGAAACGGGTTCGTTCGAACCTCCATTAAAGTTCGACCGAACATTTGAGCGCTCAAGTTCTTGTACGGATTAATGAAAGCTCGTGGTTGTTGTCTTGGTGGTTTGTGCTAGGCCGTTTGATTCTCCGCCGTACAATTTGAATTCGATGGTGATGGACGATGGAAACTACTATTGATTGAACGGTGATGAGCGATGATGATTGGTGATGATGAAATTCTGATCGATGGAGGATGAACGGCGATGAtcgttgttgatgatgattgatAGCTTTGATGATGGTGGCTGTGATGAGATGGAACAGCGAAAAGAAAAGGGAGGATGGCTGATTTTTTAGTTATCTtttcttctttatttttcctcctcttttatttcttttcttttagctAGTAGTATAAATAGTCAAGGGGGTATTTTAACTCAAAGGGGATGTAAATAATTAGTTTAGTTCTCTCTttacttagggtttagggttttcaTTAGTCTAGTTCCTAAGAGAGAAAAAGTGAGGAAAAATCAATGCAAAATTGGGGCTTTTCAAATTCAAGGGATTACAACTTGTTTTTGATGATCAACCTATTAATCAATGACCAATTTcttactctctctctccttatttattgcttcatttattattttgattagtttagttgttttttcttaatttcatgtttatgatttaattagttaCTTTATTCTTTAGATTAATGTTTAGTTTCATGTTTCTAGttgttaatttctataaatttcatatttttatgttGATAGAGTAGCTTATTGtttagggtttgggtgaaaactcAACCATGAATGATTTGAGGATTTGAGTTCGAAATTAGAGATtttgcatgattaaattattccaTGATTGAGTATACTTAAGCTTTGTTGCATATGAATTGATCACTTATGTGTAGCATTGTAACTTGAGGTAGTTGAccttggaaaatcaagggattgTGACTTTGTGTTGACTATTTGTTGGTTAATGTTTAATTACCTAAGAGTGATAGAGTGTAGGATGGGAGTCCGCATTTTGTCATTTTAAGAAAGGATTCACATCGGGAGATGATTGGAATCCATAATTGAACCAATATCTCTCTCATGTGGTGTTTATGCATTATCGTCCCTAGTTTTGGTCCTCTTATGCTTTCATGATTCGTTGTTGTTTGATTCTCATTCCCTAACTCCTTTATCTTTGGTGGTATTTAGTTTGGTTGATTTAGTTTTATTTGATTAGTGATTTTTCAAAATCCCATTCCGACCTAGCTTatcgattgattagcataaattagcacaccttagtccttgtggattccgacccttgcttaccactttacttgtgtttagtggttagtttaggtaatttgtttgattaggagagactagtaaacGACCTAGTTTCCACCTCGATCAGTTGCTTCAAAAGAATTAAAGTTCCCATAAATACAATGTGGTCTTTCTTACTATGAATGATCAATTTTTGACCGTACTTATTAGATTGATTGTGTAATGTCAACTAATTGATTTGTTGACCGTTATTACCTTAATTGCTCCCTCCTTTTATGGCCTAATTGATGACCAATTAATAACCTTCTATTCTTGTTGATCTTTTCGACCTATTTAAAGGCTATTGATTCTTCCTCCAGGGGACAGAAAATTAACCTGTTGATCCTCTCCgaaaataaaaacacaaaatcTACCATTATTCTAGGCATTGTTTAAGAGTGTTCTCAATCTTCGTATCCGTCCACACCGGATATGAAGAGGGTCGTGTAACCCTGGGGGTTGATTGCCATGAGTCCGTGTGTGTAGCGGGGCAAATCcaactttagggcagtgattAGTGTCACGCCACGACATAATTTAAGATAAGTCATTCTAATTTCATCTACTCTTAGTCATATCTCCTACAACACCTTGAGCTTGTTTTTCTGTATCATCTCCAAGCCTCCAAGCCTCTCCATTAAGTTTCAGGAGTCTCTGATCTACTCTCCAATTCAGTAGGATGTATATGATTTTTATGTATATCTTTTTgatacaaaaacaaaatgatcTTCCTAAAATGACAAACTGTTGTTTAAATGAATGGTTATCTGAGATCAAGGTGCTAGAGTACAATGAATCCTCGCCATTAAGGATAAAGAACAATTTAAAAAAATGAGATGCCAGTGAGTTATTTTTCTCAACAAAATATTCCCAAAAATCCCAACTCGTATGTGAGTTATTTTTCTCAACAAAATATCGTCCAATCATACTAAGGGTACACGATTTTTCTTTCTAGATGTCAACaccatttttaatattttaccaTTCAGGCCAAAAAATGTGATATCACTACAATCCTACATGAAGAATATTGTGAGAATCATGTTCAAAACTAAAGTATATATAATGAGAAGCTTTAGCAGCATATTtcggaaacaaaatttagtagCATTACAAACATACATTTACAGACCTAGGGTATGGgctctgggccttgggctggaACCTCCACCTAGACGATGCGTCGGAGAAGGATGATAACTATGAGGCCTTCTAGTCTTTGAAGAGCTGGGCTTTGAGCTCTTTGGGTTCATTCTAATGGTACTAATCCTTTCCAAGATTATAAGAACCTCTGACATTGGGGGCCTGTTTTTCGGGTCATTTTGGAGACATCTTAATATGAGTTGGGCAAACTTGTTTATACCTTCGGGTGGGTACTCATCCATTCTCGGGTCAATTATCTTTTTTACTTTGGACTTCTCACTAAGCATGGGCCTGTACCAATCAACCAAGCTTGTCTGACCAGTGGGCCTACTTAAGTCATAGGCCTTAAAGCCCGTTAACAACTCTAGCATCACAACGCCGAAGCCGTATACGTCACTCCTTACGTATAAGTGACCTACATAACAACAAAAATTAATATAGATATATATCTATAATAATATGGAGTGAAATTAACACAGTAATAAGGAGATCGGAAAAATTACCAGTATTAATATATTCAGGAGCGGCATAGCCATAGGTGCCCACAGCTTGTGTGGTGACATGAGATCTATCAACTGGTGGGCCCATTCTTGCAAGCCCAAAGTCTGAAAGCTTTGCTCCAAAATTCTGAGTCAAAAGGCAGGAATATTTacatcaaattattaattttttaatactAAATCATTAAACAAACACATGCATGTGGTATTTGTATAACACGATTGACGTTACTATTTCTGGAAGATTATTCCTATCTTATTCTAAGCAGCTAAGCTTAATCTTGGAGTAAAAAAGTTTCATATCGAATAATGAATTTGAGCTTCTAGACcaatattgaattttttttattagggCTCAGATCTCAAtaactaaaaaaatattaaataataggcaaatttgtcaaaaatgacattttataacccaaattctgcaaaaaaaaaatgactgAGTTTTTCCggtcattgacttgcacgtgaaaAACACGTGTTACTCCATTTTACATGTTGAAACGAAAAAAGTTCCCTTAAACACGATAAAATATATCAAAATCGAGCACTACCACAACAAACATCATTTTAGCAGTGCGTTTTGTTGAAAATATAGCAAAATGAAGCCAAACGTGTTGCTCACGTGCAAATAAATGGCCGGAAGAACTCACTCAATGCTGAAAACTTCTCTTAGGTTGTCTTTCGTAAAAacatttacattaaggtgtgattccacaaaagaaatatatgaggtcatttttcgcaaaatttgggttataaaatgtCCTTTTTGACATTTTGTCTAAATAATAATCATGAAAAGCAGGTAGAGTAAATTTTTCATCgttaaattagttttttttttttttttactgattGAGACTTTTACTTATTAACTTAATACATACTTTTActgattgtatttttttttttccctatgGAGTTTCTAAATGCTAATTAATGACAAAACATTTTGTTTTTCTGATTGAAAGTTAATTTTAAAGAGTattatgttaaattgaatattactccgtataaaatatGAAAAAACATACTACTTATTCGTTAccatatgaaaaaaaaaaaaaaggccaatgcaaattcaatagaatctatactattattaaaacACCAATGCAAGAAATGTCATCTTGTCATGACCTCTTATTTGGTAAATAcatattttaagtttttaactaCTATGCCACATCTCATTTTGATATTCCTTATACGTTCAAAATTATACTAACTCAATATAGTTAGAAAAATTATCTGAATCATTTCTTAATAGTCTCAAATCACTAATTAGTCATTAGTTTTACAAGTTACTAATTCTTACatgataaaatttattaaaacatacTCAAAGAAAAATATATTGTAATGTACTACGTAAATATTAAATTTGACTCAAAACGAGAAACATAATAATCTAATTGATCAATATTTCTACTATCCGGAACATTGCCCGGGACACTAACTAGTACGTTAATAATAAAAAGTCATTTACCGCATTTAAAAAAGTTTAGAAAAAAATTACCTCATCTAACAAAATATTTGCAGCCTTGAAATCGCGATAAATAACGGTGTTTTCTGATGTATGCAAGAAATCAAGGCCTCGAGCTGCGTCCATTGCTATGCTAATCCTTGTACTCCATGAAGGTGGATCTACATTTTCTGCATAAACAAATtacattatttatttttatttgatcagtttctttttaattttttttttaaaaaatttattgtataactaaataaataaacatactTCGGAAAAGATGGTTTTCTAGACTTCCTTTATTTAAGTGCTCATATACAAGAAGAAGCTCCTTTTCTTCCCAGCAATAACCAATTAATTTGACTAGGTTTGGGTGAGAAAACTTCCCCAAGAAGTTCACCTCTGTCTGCAATGATAAAACAAATTTATTGAGTTAGATGTTAATATTGAGAGCATAAATTACCAATCTAATTGGAAGTCATTTGACTTTAAAGTTTTGTTTAAAAGTGAAAATGGTCCACCTTTTATATAAGTTGTTTATTTTTTGGGACAAAATACAATGATTTGAATGGTACCGTAAAAAACTTGATtctttgaattaaaataatgaccAAAAAAATCT contains:
- the LOC110791136 gene encoding uncharacterized protein produces the protein MVGFVFVGGVQCCGLRGDGATRTTLSPRRRKNVASRPRVPREDFDDDSSSSSDEEFAKNLPPMVRGKEDVNLFPSDIFPSMKWLRYLREQGRDFERFLLLPPGSAMDRLSPEDKGVVEVPAWLSEVYTEDILKAVEAKKKDSSKKSSEDASGDVAKEPILPATKKRPASSTEAPKPKRPFFKKMGPADAVTEMDGSAGAATDEATVDQTAAADAPALSREDKGKGKETEAPSTDNASTPLAASPIG
- the LOC110777997 gene encoding probable serine/threonine-protein kinase CST, giving the protein MGCCGSKEEVTNPIVSTAREFSNLPPEKAGMVRNNVVGGGGVGGGGRARVHGPPPPVVGRIIKPDLKVYTFSELKSATRNFRPDSVLGEGGFGRVYKGWIDKTTLAPSKVGVGIPVAVKKCSADSAQGLKEWKTEVNFLGKFSHPNLVKLIGYCWEEKELLLVYEHLNKGSLENHLFRKNVDPPSWSTRISIAMDAARGLDFLHTSENTVIYRDFKAANILLDENFGAKLSDFGLARMGPPVDRSHVTTQAVGTYGYAAPEYINTGHLYVRSDVYGFGVVMLELLTGFKAYDLSRPTGQTSLVDWYRPMLSEKSKVKKIIDPRMDEYPPEGINKFAQLILRCLQNDPKNRPPMSEVLIILERISTIRMNPKSSKPSSSKTRRPHSYHPSPTHRLGGGSSPRPRAHTLGL
- the LOC130462042 gene encoding uncharacterized protein; protein product: MHKEMLKHKDQIENHEQYAEKTARLINWDADKKISLKTEELKKAEGDAEKYEENLREHEGRLVELRKEYSSVLERVTDFSSKVNALEGQLKAMQGKIEAVRKEAASSFKLGEESILESAQKAWDQSMDGKDFSWFKRRISHQIAVSTARRLGLDPPEFVSDREEDVEEDEVNSPEGQDVQDGSSIAPLP